Proteins encoded together in one Altererythrobacter epoxidivorans window:
- the egtB gene encoding ergothioneine biosynthesis protein EgtB, with protein MAERHARIDAENVTALADQYRDTRSLTEALVEPLSDADATIQSMEDASPAKWHLAHTTWFWETFLLRDNAEGYTLYDSDWPYLFNSYYEAEGDRISRFSRGLLSRPSLDEVIGWRAHVDEAMQALLDRPECADLILLGIAHEQQHQELLLTDIKHAMFQNPLGPEIWKADAAASDEQPDGWFEHPGGIALIGHNGEGFAFDNEGPRHRVLLEPFALSRRLVSNADWKAFIDDGGYRDARLWLSDGWAWVNDGRHDRPLYWGEDGRCFTHSGWQARDPHAPVTHISYFEADAFATWAGARLPTEFEWEAIARGQHAENEPAHDAAGGNQLDDAGPVLPVGSAHLFGDCWQFTRSAYLPYPRYQPPEGAVGEYNGKFMSGQFVLKGASCATVRGHSRASYRNFFYPHQQWQFTGLRLAKDI; from the coding sequence GTGGCCGAACGACACGCCCGCATCGACGCCGAAAACGTCACTGCGCTGGCAGATCAATACCGCGACACGCGTTCCTTGACCGAAGCATTGGTCGAGCCCTTGAGCGATGCCGATGCGACGATCCAGTCAATGGAAGATGCATCACCCGCCAAATGGCACCTCGCGCACACAACCTGGTTCTGGGAAACCTTTCTGCTGCGCGATAACGCAGAGGGCTACACGCTTTACGACAGCGACTGGCCGTATCTCTTCAACTCCTATTACGAGGCCGAAGGCGACAGGATCTCCCGCTTCTCCCGCGGGCTTTTGTCGCGTCCTTCGCTGGATGAAGTAATCGGATGGCGGGCACACGTGGATGAGGCGATGCAGGCATTGCTCGACCGTCCCGAATGCGCTGACCTGATTTTGCTCGGCATCGCGCACGAACAGCAGCACCAGGAACTGCTACTGACCGATATCAAGCATGCCATGTTCCAGAACCCGCTCGGACCCGAAATCTGGAAAGCCGACGCTGCGGCGTCTGATGAACAGCCGGACGGATGGTTCGAACATCCCGGCGGGATCGCCCTGATCGGCCACAATGGCGAAGGTTTCGCTTTCGACAACGAAGGGCCGCGACACCGTGTCCTGCTCGAACCTTTCGCGCTCAGCCGCCGGCTCGTTAGCAATGCCGACTGGAAGGCATTTATCGACGACGGCGGCTACCGCGATGCACGGCTGTGGCTTTCTGACGGTTGGGCCTGGGTAAATGACGGGCGCCATGACCGGCCCCTCTATTGGGGTGAGGACGGAAGGTGCTTCACCCATTCAGGCTGGCAGGCACGCGATCCCCACGCACCGGTCACGCATATATCCTATTTCGAGGCGGACGCCTTCGCCACTTGGGCCGGGGCGCGGCTCCCGACTGAATTCGAGTGGGAAGCGATCGCCCGCGGGCAGCACGCCGAAAATGAACCGGCGCATGATGCGGCGGGCGGAAACCAGCTCGACGATGCCGGACCGGTGCTTCCCGTCGGCAGCGCGCACCTGTTCGGCGATTGCTGGCAATTCACCCGCTCTGCCTATCTGCCCTATCCGCGTTACCAACCGCCAGAAGGCGCGGTGGGCGAATACAATGGCAAGTTCATGAGCGGACAGTTCGTGCTGAAGGGCGCGAGCTGCGCAACCGTGCGCGGTCATTCCCGCGCTTCGTATCGCAACTTCTTCTACCCCCACCAGCAGTG
- a CDS encoding GGDEF domain-containing protein — translation MVIRAFDLAGAMTGPVSVSLAALVVALAMALCLLGRAASRDKGHNGTLTRLLRRRGRKLAEILRLFDMAEEIANLGVWQYWPDDGRQEWSAGMKGLFGLDPQTEMLPGDAETILATNGVELVGQVMSRRGRKGTFNVSFSFNGLDGLEREFRMRACHVRQGVRARPHVVGVLFDVTDIARREKRLRQSQEIAVREAKKARRLAETDPLTGLANRRRVMTELDRLVMRSRDGGEMLSLIIFDIDHFKRVNDTFGHPAGDEVLQKIARIAAQHARAGDLLGRIGGEEFICVAPGADQHLAGLIAERLRLAIAMESAAGAVPPVTVSLGIASCENGDTALSLFARADRALYQAKEGGRNRARLAA, via the coding sequence ATGGTGATCCGCGCATTCGACCTTGCCGGTGCGATGACCGGTCCGGTGAGCGTTTCGCTCGCCGCCTTGGTCGTGGCGCTCGCCATGGCCCTATGCCTGCTGGGGCGCGCTGCTTCGCGCGACAAGGGGCACAACGGCACGCTGACCCGTCTGCTGCGCCGGCGTGGGCGCAAACTGGCAGAGATCCTCCGTCTCTTCGATATGGCCGAAGAAATCGCCAATCTTGGCGTCTGGCAATATTGGCCCGACGACGGGCGACAGGAATGGTCTGCCGGGATGAAGGGGTTGTTCGGGCTCGACCCTCAAACCGAAATGCTCCCGGGCGATGCCGAGACTATCCTTGCCACCAATGGCGTGGAACTTGTTGGACAGGTGATGAGCCGGAGGGGGCGCAAGGGGACGTTCAACGTCAGTTTCTCCTTCAATGGGCTCGATGGTCTCGAACGGGAGTTCCGGATGCGCGCCTGCCATGTCCGGCAAGGCGTCAGGGCTAGGCCGCATGTGGTAGGGGTGCTGTTCGATGTCACCGACATTGCGCGCCGGGAAAAACGCCTGCGCCAGTCGCAGGAAATCGCGGTGCGCGAGGCAAAGAAGGCGCGGCGTCTGGCGGAAACCGACCCTCTGACCGGTCTTGCGAACAGGCGCAGGGTGATGACCGAACTGGACCGGCTGGTCATGCGCAGCAGGGACGGTGGAGAGATGCTGTCGCTCATCATATTCGATATCGATCACTTCAAGCGCGTGAACGATACCTTCGGCCATCCTGCCGGCGACGAGGTGTTGCAGAAGATCGCCCGGATCGCGGCCCAGCATGCGCGCGCAGGCGATCTCTTGGGGCGGATCGGCGGCGAAGAGTTCATCTGCGTGGCACCAGGTGCCGATCAGCACCTCGCCGGCCTGATCGCAGAACGATTGCGGCTGGCGATCGCGATGGAGAGTGCGGCTGGTGCCGTGCCCCCGGTAACGGTCAGCCTGGGCATCGCGTCATGTGAAAATGGCGACACGGCGCTGTCGCTGTTCGCCCGTGCCGACCGCGCGCTCTACCAGGCGAAAGAGGGCGGCAGGAACCGTGCGCGGCTGGCTGCCTGA
- a CDS encoding class II 3-deoxy-7-phosphoheptulonate synthase, protein MADTWTPDSWKQFEARHLPDYQDAEVLREAEQTLSSYPPLVFAGEARALKADLGEVAKGNAFLLQGGDCAESFAEFHPNNIRDTFRVLLQMAVVMTFASKKPVVKVGRMAGQFAKPRSSATETQGDVTLPSYFGDNINGIDFDPEQRRNDPMRMVRAYSQAAATLNLLRAFAGGGYANLRQVHQWTLDFMGRSPWSDKFSDVADRIGEALDFMEACGIDPATVPQLQGTSFYTSHEALLLQYEQAMTRRDSLTGDWYDTSAHMVWIGDRTRFDGSAHVEFARGIGNPLGMKCGPSLEPDALLRMLDLLNPKREPGRMTLISRFGHDKVEEGLPPLVRAVEREGHPVVWSCDPMHGNVVKSDSGYKTRPFDRILTEVKGFFAVHRAEGTHPGGIHVEMTGQDVTECVGGAVAITDDALGDRYHTHCDPRLNAAQSLELAFLLAEMLNQEVNVRQADAA, encoded by the coding sequence GTGGCAGATACCTGGACCCCCGACAGCTGGAAGCAATTCGAAGCACGTCACCTTCCTGATTATCAGGACGCCGAAGTGCTGCGCGAGGCCGAACAGACCCTGTCGTCCTATCCGCCGCTTGTATTCGCCGGTGAAGCCCGCGCGTTGAAGGCTGACCTTGGCGAAGTGGCGAAGGGCAATGCCTTCCTGCTGCAGGGCGGCGATTGCGCCGAAAGCTTCGCCGAATTCCATCCGAACAATATCCGCGATACCTTCCGCGTGTTGCTTCAGATGGCGGTCGTCATGACCTTTGCCAGCAAGAAGCCGGTGGTGAAGGTCGGCCGCATGGCGGGCCAGTTTGCCAAGCCGCGCAGCTCTGCCACCGAAACGCAGGGCGATGTCACGCTGCCCAGCTATTTCGGCGACAATATCAACGGCATCGATTTCGATCCCGAACAGCGCCGCAACGATCCGATGCGCATGGTCCGCGCCTATTCGCAGGCTGCAGCCACGCTCAACCTGCTGCGCGCCTTCGCTGGCGGCGGTTATGCCAACCTTCGGCAGGTCCATCAGTGGACGCTCGATTTCATGGGCCGCAGCCCGTGGTCCGACAAGTTTTCGGACGTAGCCGACCGGATCGGCGAGGCGCTCGATTTCATGGAAGCGTGCGGCATCGACCCGGCAACCGTCCCGCAACTGCAGGGCACCAGTTTCTACACCAGCCACGAAGCCCTGCTGCTGCAGTACGAACAGGCAATGACGCGCCGCGACAGCCTGACCGGCGACTGGTACGATACCAGCGCACACATGGTCTGGATCGGCGACCGCACCCGCTTCGATGGCAGCGCACATGTCGAATTCGCACGCGGCATCGGTAACCCGCTCGGCATGAAATGCGGGCCTTCGCTCGAACCCGATGCGTTGCTGCGCATGCTCGACCTTCTAAACCCAAAGCGCGAGCCGGGCCGCATGACGCTGATAAGCCGGTTCGGCCATGACAAGGTCGAAGAAGGCCTTCCGCCGCTCGTCCGCGCTGTCGAACGCGAAGGGCATCCGGTGGTGTGGAGCTGCGACCCGATGCACGGTAACGTCGTCAAGTCGGATAGCGGCTATAAGACGCGGCCATTCGATCGCATCCTGACCGAGGTGAAGGGCTTCTTCGCAGTCCACCGCGCCGAAGGCACCCATCCGGGCGGCATCCACGTGGAAATGACCGGGCAGGACGTGACCGAATGTGTTGGCGGCGCCGTTGCAATTACGGACGATGCGCTTGGCGACCGGTATCACACGCATTGCGATCCGCGCCTCAACGCGGCCCAGTCGCTCGAACTCGCTTTCCTGCTGGCCGAAATGCTGAACCAGGAAGTGAACGTGCGTCAGGCGGACGCTGCCTGA
- a CDS encoding M16 family metallopeptidase: MKSIFRAACAVTLLASTALLPAPMLAQDRQEALPSGLQTGDETPWIYRGSDVPRDKDWLFGELDNGLRYAVRHNGVPPGQVSIRIRIDAGSLHEMDSEQGFAHLMEHLSFRESKYLGPAQAIPTWQRLGATFGSDTNAETSPTHTVYKLDLPGITPASLEESFKLLSGMMREPVLSQANVDTEVPIVLAEKRERGGAGERVELKTRQTLFAGQRLANRLPIGTEETLNAATGKALQAFHDRWYRPENTVIVVAGDTDPMELARLVEKYFGDWKGKGKRVEAPDFGDPVAPAGADPENPLGEMGVVVEPDMPRAFTYAVMRPWRPVNDTIVYNEGLLLDAVSQAIVNRRLRSRARAGGSYLEAQVYQDDVSRSTDATFVTFYPLSEDWQTPLSDVRAIIADAIAQPPTQEEIDREVAEFDIAFVSELEQKSVLAGSKLADQIVQAVDIREAVAAPETVLQVFRGMKGRLNPSEIHERTKMLFDGAVIRSVYVTPDANEATADTLRLALDQDVGADGSARLAAQTISFDDLPPVGEPGTIVSEGSLGLTGLEEIERIELGNGIKAILWPNDAEPGRVTVRVRFGAGYRAFDPKDAPYVALGEMALVGAGLGELGQEELDRITTGRKMGFDFAIEDAAFTFNAQTRSADVSDQLYLFAAKLGMPRWDENPITRAKAAANLAYDAMASSPGAVLNRDLDFLLNDNDPRFATPTPAEMNATTVAGFRRVWEPLLKQGPVEVSVFGEFDRNEVVETLRRTFGALPERTPIPASVAGWVPDFPDTDAPEVLNHRGDPNQAAAVIAWPSGGGIEELRESRQLEILTQLFNNRLMEAMREKAGASYAPQVVSEWPKDLAGGGRILAFAQLKPEDVPVFFAEAERIAVDLANTPADSDELARVTEPLRQLISRASTGNVFWLYQLEGATYDPRRIALLRTLLGDYSRTTPEAMQALAKRYFAAHKPWQLAIIPEGQSLATSTDQSVAAAKLGTATRETTVSGR; encoded by the coding sequence ATGAAGTCGATTTTTCGCGCCGCATGCGCTGTAACCCTCCTCGCATCCACCGCCCTGCTGCCTGCTCCGATGCTGGCACAGGACAGGCAGGAGGCGCTGCCGAGCGGACTGCAGACCGGCGATGAAACGCCCTGGATTTATCGCGGCAGCGACGTCCCGCGTGACAAGGACTGGCTATTCGGAGAACTCGACAACGGCCTTCGCTATGCCGTGCGCCACAATGGCGTGCCGCCGGGGCAGGTGTCGATCCGCATCCGTATCGATGCCGGATCGCTGCATGAAATGGACAGCGAACAGGGCTTTGCCCACCTGATGGAACATCTCTCGTTCCGCGAGAGCAAATACCTCGGACCAGCGCAGGCAATCCCGACCTGGCAGCGCCTCGGCGCGACTTTCGGCAGCGATACCAATGCCGAAACCAGCCCGACGCACACCGTGTACAAGCTCGACCTACCCGGCATCACTCCGGCCAGTCTCGAAGAGAGTTTCAAGCTTTTGTCCGGCATGATGCGCGAACCGGTGCTGAGCCAGGCAAACGTCGATACCGAAGTGCCGATCGTGCTTGCGGAAAAGCGTGAGCGTGGCGGTGCCGGGGAACGTGTCGAACTGAAGACGCGGCAGACACTATTTGCCGGTCAGCGGCTCGCCAATCGCCTGCCGATCGGCACCGAGGAAACGCTCAACGCTGCCACGGGCAAGGCTTTGCAGGCGTTTCATGATCGCTGGTACCGGCCGGAGAACACCGTGATCGTCGTTGCTGGCGATACCGATCCGATGGAATTGGCGCGGCTGGTCGAGAAGTATTTCGGAGACTGGAAGGGGAAGGGCAAGCGTGTCGAGGCGCCCGACTTCGGCGATCCGGTCGCGCCTGCCGGTGCCGATCCTGAAAATCCGCTCGGTGAAATGGGCGTCGTGGTCGAACCGGACATGCCGCGGGCCTTCACCTACGCAGTGATGCGCCCCTGGCGCCCGGTCAACGACACCATCGTTTACAACGAGGGCCTGCTGCTTGATGCGGTTAGCCAGGCGATCGTCAATCGCCGCCTGCGTTCGCGTGCCCGCGCCGGCGGTTCCTATCTCGAGGCGCAGGTTTACCAGGACGACGTCTCGCGCTCTACCGATGCGACCTTCGTAACATTCTACCCGCTCTCGGAAGACTGGCAGACCCCGCTGTCGGACGTGCGCGCGATCATCGCCGATGCCATCGCGCAGCCGCCGACACAGGAAGAGATCGACCGAGAGGTCGCCGAATTCGACATCGCCTTCGTTAGCGAGCTGGAGCAGAAGTCGGTCCTCGCCGGATCGAAGCTGGCAGACCAGATCGTCCAGGCGGTCGATATCCGCGAAGCTGTCGCAGCGCCCGAAACGGTGCTGCAGGTATTCCGCGGCATGAAGGGTCGCCTGAACCCGAGCGAAATTCACGAGCGGACGAAAATGCTGTTCGACGGGGCGGTCATCCGCTCGGTTTACGTAACGCCCGACGCAAACGAGGCGACTGCCGACACGCTGCGCCTCGCGCTCGACCAGGATGTCGGCGCCGATGGCAGTGCACGCCTGGCAGCACAGACCATCAGCTTCGACGACCTGCCGCCAGTGGGTGAACCAGGCACCATCGTGTCTGAAGGATCGCTCGGGCTGACCGGCCTGGAAGAGATCGAGCGGATCGAGCTTGGCAACGGGATCAAGGCCATCCTCTGGCCGAACGATGCAGAGCCCGGCCGCGTGACCGTGCGCGTGCGTTTTGGCGCCGGCTACCGCGCGTTCGACCCTAAGGATGCGCCCTATGTCGCATTGGGCGAAATGGCACTCGTGGGCGCGGGTCTTGGCGAACTGGGACAGGAAGAGCTCGACCGTATTACGACGGGCCGCAAGATGGGCTTCGATTTTGCAATCGAGGATGCCGCCTTTACTTTCAACGCGCAGACCCGATCGGCTGACGTGTCCGACCAGCTCTACCTGTTTGCAGCGAAGCTGGGCATGCCGCGCTGGGACGAAAACCCGATTACGCGGGCAAAGGCTGCGGCAAACCTGGCCTATGACGCCATGGCGTCGAGCCCGGGTGCCGTGCTCAATCGCGACCTCGATTTCCTCCTCAACGACAATGATCCGCGTTTTGCGACGCCCACTCCGGCAGAAATGAATGCGACGACCGTGGCGGGCTTCCGCCGCGTGTGGGAACCGCTGCTGAAACAGGGACCGGTCGAGGTCAGCGTGTTCGGCGAATTCGACCGCAACGAGGTGGTCGAGACGCTTCGCCGAACCTTTGGTGCCTTGCCCGAGCGGACGCCCATTCCGGCCTCGGTCGCCGGATGGGTTCCGGATTTTCCCGATACGGACGCGCCCGAAGTGCTCAACCATCGCGGCGATCCGAACCAGGCCGCTGCTGTGATCGCATGGCCAAGCGGAGGCGGTATCGAGGAACTGCGGGAGTCGCGCCAGCTCGAAATCCTGACGCAATTGTTCAACAACCGGCTGATGGAAGCGATGCGAGAAAAAGCGGGCGCAAGCTACGCCCCGCAGGTGGTTTCCGAATGGCCGAAGGACCTGGCTGGCGGCGGACGCATCCTGGCATTCGCCCAGCTTAAGCCGGAAGATGTGCCGGTGTTCTTTGCCGAGGCAGAGCGGATCGCGGTCGATCTGGCGAACACGCCGGCGGACAGCGATGAACTCGCCCGCGTAACCGAACCATTGCGCCAGCTCATCAGCCGCGCGTCGACAGGCAATGTCTTCTGGCTCTACCAGTTGGAAGGCGCCACCTACGACCCGCGCCGGATCGCGCTTCTACGCACGCTGCTGGGCGATTATTCGCGCACCACGCCAGAGGCGATGCAGGCGCTGGCAAAGCGGTATTTCGCGGCCCACAAGCCGTGGCAGCTGGCAATCATCCCCGAAGGCCAAAGCCTTGCTACCTCGACCGACCAGTCGGTTGCTGCAGCCAAGCTGGGGACAGCGACGCGGGAGACGACGGTCAGCGGCCGGTGA
- a CDS encoding NifU family protein, whose translation MFIETAATPNPASLKFLPGRQVMQSGSREFTSPETAEASPLAQAIFDTGEVVNVFFGTDFVTVTAAPGVSWADLKPQVVAILLDHFVSEAPLFAGGTADGISVPAEDELVVDEDEADADVVAQINELLETRVRPAVAGDGGDIAYRGFKDGVVYLTLQGACAGCPSSTATLKQGIEGLLKHYVPEVVEVRAA comes from the coding sequence ATGTTCATCGAAACCGCCGCTACGCCCAATCCCGCCAGCCTCAAATTCCTGCCCGGTCGGCAGGTGATGCAAAGCGGATCTCGAGAATTCACTTCGCCCGAAACCGCCGAGGCGAGCCCGCTGGCGCAGGCGATCTTCGACACGGGCGAAGTGGTGAACGTATTCTTCGGAACCGATTTCGTGACGGTTACGGCAGCGCCAGGGGTCAGCTGGGCCGATCTCAAGCCGCAGGTCGTGGCTATCCTGCTCGATCATTTCGTATCGGAAGCACCCCTGTTCGCAGGCGGCACGGCAGACGGTATCTCCGTCCCTGCAGAAGATGAGCTGGTCGTCGATGAAGACGAGGCCGACGCAGACGTCGTCGCGCAGATCAACGAACTGCTCGAAACCCGCGTCCGCCCTGCTGTTGCCGGCGACGGCGGTGACATTGCCTATCGCGGATTCAAGGACGGGGTCGTCTATCTGACCCTGCAAGGTGCCTGTGCCGGTTGCCCGTCGTCCACGGCGACGCTCAAGCAGGGTATCGAAGGCCTGCTGAAACATTATGTGCCCGAAGTGGTTGAGGTACGCGCAGCCTGA
- a CDS encoding malonic semialdehyde reductase, producing the protein MTTQFHDHHLSADALDQIFREARSYNGWLDKEVSDEQLHAIWELMKMGPTSANMQPSRIVWVKSPEAKAKLVDCVSDGNKEKVKAAPVTAIIAYDIDFHEELPWLFPHTDAKSWFEGDEEGRKEGAFRNSSLQGAYLMIAARALGLDCGPMSGFDKGALEKAFLADEPRHRANFICSIGYGDKTTIFDRSPRPEFDTFNDIV; encoded by the coding sequence ATGACCACCCAGTTCCACGACCATCACCTGTCGGCCGACGCGCTCGACCAGATCTTCCGCGAAGCGCGCAGCTATAACGGCTGGCTCGACAAGGAAGTGAGCGACGAACAGCTGCACGCGATCTGGGAACTGATGAAGATGGGCCCGACCTCGGCGAACATGCAGCCGAGCCGGATCGTTTGGGTCAAATCGCCGGAGGCAAAGGCGAAGCTGGTCGACTGCGTTTCCGACGGCAACAAGGAAAAGGTCAAGGCCGCTCCGGTCACTGCGATCATCGCTTACGACATCGATTTCCACGAGGAACTGCCGTGGCTGTTCCCGCATACGGACGCCAAGAGTTGGTTCGAAGGGGACGAGGAAGGCCGCAAGGAAGGCGCGTTTCGCAACTCGTCCCTGCAAGGCGCCTACCTGATGATCGCGGCGCGCGCGCTGGGGCTCGATTGCGGTCCGATGTCCGGTTTCGACAAGGGCGCGCTGGAAAAAGCTTTCCTCGCGGATGAACCGCGCCATCGCGCGAACTTCATCTGCTCGATCGGTTATGGCGACAAGACGACGATTTTCGATCGCAGTCCCCGCCCCGAATTCGACACCTTCAACGACATCGTCTGA
- the tsaB gene encoding tRNA (adenosine(37)-N6)-threonylcarbamoyltransferase complex dimerization subunit type 1 TsaB: protein MRTLAIETASEACSVALFDGTRLLASDHRVLGRGHAERLIPMIEGLPEKGRAERIVVSLGPGSFTGVRIGIAAARALGIAWDAEVLGYPTLALVAARTWQPDPRPVTVCMNGGHGEWFVQNFADSSQAEDEVRSLAPRDAAAACLHNVIAGNRARELAELIGDGAMALDLLPDASKTYLLHETRLTSNLAPIYGRGPDAKLPGQ from the coding sequence ATGCGTACGCTCGCCATAGAGACCGCCAGCGAGGCTTGCTCCGTCGCCCTGTTCGACGGGACCAGGCTGCTTGCCAGCGACCATCGCGTGCTCGGGCGCGGACATGCCGAACGCCTGATCCCGATGATCGAAGGACTGCCTGAAAAAGGCCGTGCCGAACGCATCGTCGTTTCCCTCGGCCCCGGCAGCTTCACGGGCGTGCGTATCGGCATCGCCGCTGCCCGCGCGCTTGGCATCGCATGGGATGCAGAGGTGCTGGGCTATCCGACTCTTGCACTTGTGGCTGCCCGCACCTGGCAGCCCGATCCGCGTCCCGTGACCGTGTGCATGAACGGCGGACATGGCGAATGGTTCGTGCAGAACTTTGCCGACAGCAGCCAGGCGGAGGACGAGGTTCGCTCCCTTGCCCCGCGAGATGCAGCAGCGGCTTGCCTCCACAATGTCATTGCCGGCAACCGAGCCAGGGAACTGGCCGAGCTTATTGGCGACGGCGCGATGGCGCTCGACCTGCTGCCCGACGCCAGCAAGACCTACCTGCTGCACGAGACCAGGCTGACCAGTAACCTCGCCCCGATTTACGGTCGCGGCCCAGACGCGAAACTGCCCGGACAATGA